A genomic segment from Pseudoxanthomonas sp. CF385 encodes:
- a CDS encoding formylglycine-generating enzyme family protein — protein MPRVTVSGDDSSMDELTWRAPTVTLVGEDVADARQRAARALAEDRLFDGPDDAIPLYLALQRLDPADARAKAGLERSLDALLAQGAQALRHAEDRTESLRRARQIAAVARTLAPADPAVTAYLARVDDADQLTRLNVAAERALREDRLGEDGGGALAGFREVLKWKPGQPRAMQGVAAVESALIRRAEDAAHASDFDTARRWLEAAAQVREDAQTVADARVRVEAIRIARIVDLRDAGVRDIATPQGIKDARVKLAEVLRIAEPGNRVAADLRQRIDLATYYGLFRPGQAFTDALHHGGRGPEMVVVPHGGFLMGATEDEADAADAEKPAHYVRFDRGFAMARHAVTVGEFRRFVQATQYRPRATRRGHSIVYDERSGNFVRRSGVDWQSDYAGDPASDDMPVLHVSVYDAEAYAEWLAGQTGHGYRLPSEAEYEYAQRGGQQGRYPWGNGQPPRGVANLTGGNDRSPSGRNWNNAFIAYGDGYWGPAPVGRFRANAFGLKDLEGNTSEWVGDCWHASYRRAPADGAAWFNPGCRSRVVRGGSWASSPAQARAAWRSSSDSDMTNARVGFRVVRGI, from the coding sequence ATGCCGCGTGTCACCGTCAGCGGCGACGACAGCAGCATGGACGAACTGACCTGGCGGGCGCCCACGGTGACACTCGTTGGAGAAGATGTGGCCGACGCACGCCAGCGTGCCGCGCGCGCGCTGGCCGAGGACCGCCTGTTCGACGGGCCCGACGATGCCATCCCGTTGTACCTGGCGCTGCAGCGCCTGGATCCCGCCGATGCGCGCGCCAAGGCCGGCCTGGAACGCAGCCTGGATGCGCTGCTGGCGCAGGGCGCGCAAGCGCTCCGCCACGCCGAGGACCGTACCGAATCCCTGCGCCGCGCCCGCCAGATCGCCGCGGTGGCGCGCACGCTGGCGCCGGCCGATCCGGCCGTGACCGCGTATCTGGCGCGGGTCGACGATGCCGACCAGCTGACCCGCCTGAACGTCGCCGCCGAGCGTGCGCTGCGCGAGGACCGGCTGGGCGAGGATGGCGGTGGCGCGCTGGCGGGGTTCCGCGAGGTGCTGAAATGGAAGCCGGGCCAGCCCCGCGCGATGCAGGGCGTGGCGGCGGTGGAGAGCGCGCTCATCCGTCGTGCCGAAGACGCGGCGCACGCCAGCGATTTCGACACCGCCCGGCGCTGGCTGGAGGCGGCCGCGCAGGTGCGTGAAGACGCGCAGACCGTGGCGGATGCGCGCGTACGGGTGGAAGCGATCCGCATCGCGCGCATCGTCGACCTTCGCGACGCGGGCGTGCGCGACATCGCCACGCCGCAGGGCATCAAGGACGCCCGGGTGAAGCTGGCCGAGGTGCTCCGCATCGCCGAGCCCGGCAACCGGGTCGCGGCCGACCTTCGCCAGCGCATCGACCTGGCCACCTACTACGGCTTGTTCCGCCCGGGCCAAGCATTCACCGACGCGCTGCACCACGGGGGGCGGGGGCCGGAAATGGTGGTCGTGCCGCACGGTGGCTTCCTGATGGGGGCCACGGAGGACGAGGCCGACGCCGCCGATGCCGAGAAGCCCGCGCATTACGTGCGCTTCGACCGCGGGTTCGCCATGGCACGCCACGCGGTGACCGTGGGCGAGTTCCGCCGCTTCGTCCAGGCCACCCAGTACCGGCCGCGCGCCACCCGTCGCGGCCACTCCATCGTTTACGACGAACGCAGCGGCAATTTCGTCCGCCGCAGCGGGGTGGACTGGCAGTCCGATTACGCCGGCGATCCGGCCAGCGACGACATGCCGGTGCTGCATGTCAGCGTGTACGACGCCGAGGCCTACGCCGAGTGGCTGGCGGGACAGACCGGCCATGGTTACCGCCTGCCCAGCGAAGCCGAGTACGAATACGCGCAGCGCGGTGGCCAGCAGGGCCGCTATCCGTGGGGCAACGGCCAGCCCCCGCGCGGGGTGGCCAACCTGACCGGCGGCAACGACCGCTCCCCCAGCGGCCGCAACTGGAACAACGCCTTCATCGCCTACGGGGACGGTTACTGGGGTCCGGCGCCGGTGGGGCGCTTCCGCGCCAATGCCTTCGGCCTGAAGGACCTCGAGGGCAACACCAGCGAATGGGTCGGCGACTGCTGGCACGCCAGCTACCGGCGCGCGCCGGCGGACGGGGCGGCGTGGTTCAATCCCGGCTGCCGGTCGCGGGTGGTGCGTGGTGGCTCCTGGGCCAGTTCGCCGGCGCAGGCGCGCGCGGCGTGGCGTTCGTCATCGGATTCGGATATGACTAATGCGCGGGTGGGCTTCCGCGTCGTTCGCGGCATCTAG
- a CDS encoding M48 family metallopeptidase, whose product MRQDPYGRSQYGQGGGRRGGGLGNLRWLILLGFLVYGGCYYLNNRVVDPYTGEKVLIDNSIGVEEEKALGLQAYEEILQQEQPVDPNSQIAQQVRTIAQRLIARIPEVEAAIAAEKGTQPSGNWKSFEWDVNVIQSDQANAFCLPGGKMAVYTGLIPVAQNADAVAVVMGHEIAHALLRHGAQRMSQQKLTQIGQMAGAMSGMDPQQQQMVMAAMGYGYLLPYAREHETQADEVGLMLAAAACFNPEEAVPLWQRMSEASGGQAPPEFSSTHPNPGTRIQNLTALMPKAMAYRQKFCPQGAAK is encoded by the coding sequence ATGAGGCAAGATCCTTACGGGCGCTCGCAGTACGGGCAGGGCGGCGGACGGCGGGGCGGCGGACTGGGCAACCTGCGCTGGCTAATCCTGCTGGGCTTCCTGGTCTATGGCGGCTGCTACTACCTGAACAACCGCGTCGTCGATCCCTACACCGGCGAGAAGGTGCTGATCGACAACTCGATCGGCGTGGAAGAAGAGAAGGCCCTCGGCCTGCAGGCCTACGAGGAAATCCTGCAGCAGGAGCAGCCCGTCGATCCCAATTCGCAGATCGCCCAGCAGGTGCGCACCATCGCCCAGCGGCTGATCGCCAGGATTCCCGAAGTCGAGGCCGCCATCGCCGCCGAGAAGGGCACCCAGCCCAGCGGCAACTGGAAGTCCTTCGAGTGGGACGTGAACGTCATCCAGTCCGACCAGGCCAACGCTTTCTGCCTGCCGGGCGGCAAGATGGCCGTGTACACGGGCCTGATCCCGGTGGCGCAGAACGCCGACGCCGTTGCCGTGGTGATGGGCCACGAGATCGCCCACGCACTGTTGCGCCACGGCGCCCAGCGCATGTCGCAGCAGAAGCTCACCCAGATCGGCCAGATGGCCGGCGCGATGAGCGGCATGGACCCGCAGCAGCAGCAGATGGTGATGGCCGCGATGGGCTACGGCTATCTGCTGCCCTATGCGCGCGAGCACGAGACGCAGGCGGACGAAGTCGGCCTGATGCTCGCCGCGGCCGCCTGCTTCAACCCGGAAGAAGCCGTGCCGCTCTGGCAGCGCATGAGCGAAGCCAGTGGCGGGCAGGCGCCCCCCGAATTCTCGTCCACCCACCCGAATCCCGGCACGCGCATCCAGAACCTCACCGCGCTGATGCCCAAGGCGATGGCCTACCGCCAGAAGTTCTGCCCACAAGGCGCGGCGAAGTGA
- a CDS encoding SRPBCC domain-containing protein: protein MKALAGVAILIAGALALPAQAAVKDAQPNGFTVENSEWVLVSPQVAYTALVHDVSRWWPADHTWWGDASKLSISDKAGGCFCEINGAQQAWHMTVTFTDPGKLMRMTGGLGPLQGMGLHGALEWRFAEEKGGTRITLWYRAGGYTPDDMSTFAPVVDKVQGLQLAGLAAFLRKDADGAPR, encoded by the coding sequence GTGAAGGCGCTGGCCGGCGTCGCGATCCTGATCGCCGGGGCGCTGGCGTTGCCGGCACAGGCGGCGGTCAAGGACGCGCAGCCGAACGGCTTCACCGTCGAGAATTCCGAGTGGGTGCTGGTTTCACCGCAGGTGGCGTACACCGCGCTGGTCCACGACGTAAGCCGCTGGTGGCCCGCCGATCACACCTGGTGGGGTGATGCCTCCAAGCTTTCCATCAGCGACAAGGCCGGCGGTTGCTTCTGCGAAATCAACGGCGCGCAACAGGCCTGGCACATGACGGTGACCTTCACCGATCCGGGCAAGCTCATGCGCATGACCGGCGGCCTCGGGCCGCTGCAGGGCATGGGCCTGCACGGCGCGCTGGAATGGCGCTTCGCCGAAGAGAAGGGCGGCACCCGCATCACCCTGTGGTACCGCGCCGGCGGCTACACGCCGGACGACATGAGCACGTTCGCGCCCGTCGTGGACAAGGTGCAGGGCCTTCAGCTGGCTGGCCTGGCCGCGTTCCTGCGCAAGGACGCCGACGGCGCACCGCGCTGA
- a CDS encoding VOC family protein encodes MSHIIPMQPVRHLPRAITFYEQLGFAVEDRRDDWGWAKLRWGDCRVMLDQSINVNPDAPRGAVLYLYPDDIEAFHAQARAKGVDVPDLDTTFYGMREFRIDDPDGNRLWIGQAMAG; translated from the coding sequence ATGTCCCACATCATCCCCATGCAGCCCGTCCGCCATCTGCCGCGGGCGATCACGTTCTACGAGCAGCTGGGCTTCGCGGTGGAGGATCGCCGCGACGACTGGGGCTGGGCGAAGCTGCGCTGGGGCGACTGCCGGGTGATGTTGGATCAGTCGATCAACGTGAACCCCGATGCGCCCCGTGGCGCCGTGCTGTATCTGTATCCCGACGACATCGAGGCCTTCCACGCCCAGGCGCGTGCGAAGGGCGTGGACGTCCCCGATCTGGACACGACGTTCTACGGCATGCGCGAGTTCCGGATCGACGATCCCGACGGCAACCGCCTGTGGATCGGACAGGCGATGGCGGGCTGA
- a CDS encoding phage tail protein: MPVQRDRPYAGMNFHVDLGLGDGPDAGVAEVLFPEARLQVNEYRNGNDKVPEATKLSTLTHYDNLVLRRGVIGSLAWYQWWDEARNGGDARRTVAITLLDEQGNPVMRWRFLRARPAAYTPSPMDAAVGDTLFETLEIAFERFEME; encoded by the coding sequence ATGCCCGTACAACGTGATCGCCCGTATGCCGGAATGAACTTCCACGTCGACCTCGGCCTCGGCGACGGACCCGATGCGGGCGTGGCCGAGGTGCTGTTCCCCGAAGCGCGCCTGCAGGTCAACGAGTACCGCAACGGCAACGACAAGGTGCCGGAGGCGACGAAGCTCTCCACGCTGACCCACTACGACAATCTGGTCCTGCGGCGGGGCGTGATCGGTTCGCTGGCCTGGTACCAGTGGTGGGACGAGGCGCGCAACGGGGGCGACGCACGACGCACCGTCGCCATTACGTTGCTGGACGAGCAGGGCAATCCGGTGATGCGCTGGCGTTTTCTGCGGGCGCGGCCCGCGGCGTACACGCCTTCGCCGATGGACGCGGCGGTGGGCGACACGCTGTTCGAAACGTTGGAGATCGCGTTCGAGCGTTTCGAGATGGAGTGA
- the phbB gene encoding acetoacetyl-CoA reductase — translation MTQRIAVVTGGLGGLGLAISQTLARAGRKVIAADLSPSPEQLAHFRAHTATLDIETAVVDVADFEACAAFVQGVEAQHGALDILVNNAGITRDATLRKMDKAQWDAVIGVNLDSVFNLCRHAVDGMQARGFGRIVNISSVSGQTGNFGQVNYAAAKAGLHGFSMSLAREVARKGVTVNSVSPGYVETPMTRAMPEDVRDRTVAAVPVGRIGQPDDIARAVAFLTADDAGYITGANLPVNGGLFMSF, via the coding sequence ATGACGCAACGCATCGCCGTGGTGACCGGTGGCCTGGGCGGCCTGGGTCTGGCCATCAGCCAGACGCTGGCCCGTGCCGGCCGCAAGGTGATCGCCGCCGACCTGTCCCCCTCCCCCGAACAGCTGGCGCACTTCCGCGCGCACACGGCCACGCTCGACATCGAGACCGCCGTGGTCGACGTCGCCGACTTCGAGGCCTGCGCCGCGTTCGTGCAGGGCGTTGAGGCCCAGCATGGCGCGCTGGACATCCTGGTGAACAACGCCGGCATCACCCGCGACGCCACCCTGCGCAAGATGGACAAGGCGCAGTGGGACGCCGTCATCGGGGTGAACCTGGACAGCGTGTTCAACCTCTGCCGCCACGCCGTGGACGGCATGCAGGCGCGCGGTTTCGGCCGCATCGTCAACATCAGCTCGGTGAGCGGCCAGACCGGCAACTTCGGCCAGGTGAACTACGCCGCGGCGAAGGCGGGTCTGCACGGCTTCTCGATGTCGCTGGCGCGCGAAGTCGCGCGCAAGGGCGTCACCGTCAACAGCGTTTCGCCGGGTTACGTTGAAACCCCGATGACGCGGGCGATGCCCGAAGACGTCCGCGACCGCACCGTGGCCGCCGTGCCGGTGGGCCGCATCGGCCAGCCCGACGACATCGCGCGCGCCGTGGCCTTCCTCACCGCCGACGACGCGGGCTACATCACCGGCGCCAACCTGCCGGTCAATGGCGGCCTGTTCATGAGCTTCTGA
- the phaR gene encoding polyhydroxyalkanoate synthesis repressor PhaR produces the protein MAAIRIIKKYPNRRLYDTEISSYITIEDVRQLIVDGEDFEVRDAKTGNDLTRTVLLQIISEQEQDGEPVLSTQLLSQIIRFYGDSLQGFMGNYLERSMQLFMEQQQQFRSQMGNLLGQTPWTMMNQLTERNLELWQEFQRNLSGGLGRPTTVKPKEPPRETPKTRAR, from the coding sequence ATGGCTGCGATCCGCATCATCAAGAAGTACCCCAACCGTCGCCTCTACGACACCGAGATCTCCAGCTACATCACCATCGAGGACGTGCGCCAGCTGATCGTCGATGGCGAGGATTTCGAAGTCCGCGACGCCAAGACCGGCAACGACCTGACCCGCACCGTGCTGCTGCAGATCATCAGCGAGCAGGAACAGGACGGCGAGCCGGTGCTGTCCACGCAGCTGCTGAGCCAGATCATCCGCTTCTACGGCGATTCCCTGCAGGGCTTCATGGGCAACTACCTGGAGCGCAGCATGCAGTTGTTCATGGAACAGCAGCAGCAGTTCCGCAGCCAGATGGGCAACCTGCTGGGCCAGACCCCCTGGACCATGATGAACCAGCTGACCGAGCGCAATCTCGAGCTGTGGCAGGAATTCCAGCGCAACCTCAGCGGTGGCCTGGGCCGGCCGACGACGGTCAAGCCGAAAGAACCGCCGCGCGAGACGCCCAAGACGCGCGCACGCTGA
- a CDS encoding beta-ketoacyl-ACP reductase yields the protein MTSRVALVTGGTGGIGTAICKKLADMGHKVATNYRNEEKARAWQAQMKADGYDIALVKGDVTSPDEAQAMVKEVEQNLGPVEVLVNNAGITRDGTFHKMSATQWGDVINTNLNSVFNVTRPVIDGMRDRKWGRIIQISSINGLKGQYGQANYAAAKAGMHGFTISLARENAKLGITVNTVSPGYVATDMVMAVPEEVRAKIAADIPTGRLGKPEEIAYAVAFLVDEQASWITGSNLDINGGHHMGW from the coding sequence ATGACATCGCGCGTCGCCCTGGTCACCGGCGGCACCGGAGGTATCGGTACCGCCATCTGCAAGAAGCTGGCCGACATGGGCCACAAGGTCGCCACCAACTACCGCAACGAAGAGAAGGCGCGCGCGTGGCAGGCGCAGATGAAGGCCGACGGCTACGACATCGCGCTGGTCAAGGGCGACGTGACCTCGCCCGACGAAGCGCAGGCGATGGTGAAGGAAGTCGAGCAAAACCTGGGACCGGTCGAAGTGCTGGTCAACAACGCCGGCATCACCCGGGACGGCACCTTCCACAAGATGTCGGCCACCCAGTGGGGCGACGTCATCAACACCAACCTCAACTCGGTGTTCAACGTCACCCGTCCGGTGATCGACGGCATGCGCGACCGCAAGTGGGGCCGCATCATCCAGATCAGTTCGATCAACGGCCTGAAGGGCCAGTACGGCCAGGCCAACTACGCCGCCGCGAAGGCCGGCATGCACGGCTTCACCATTTCGCTGGCGCGCGAGAACGCCAAGCTCGGCATCACCGTCAACACCGTCTCGCCCGGCTACGTGGCGACCGACATGGTGATGGCGGTGCCGGAAGAGGTTCGCGCCAAGATCGCCGCCGACATCCCGACCGGCCGCCTCGGCAAGCCGGAAGAGATCGCCTATGCGGTCGCATTCCTGGTGGACGAACAGGCCAGCTGGATCACCGGCTCCAACCTGGACATCAACGGCGGCCACCACATGGGCTGGTGA
- the gluQRS gene encoding tRNA glutamyl-Q(34) synthetase GluQRS gives MTGTDPHLRYRGRFAPSPTGRLHFGSLVAALGSWLLARHHDGEWLVRVEDLDPPREVPGAADAQLATLAAFGMTSDLPVVWQSRRHDRYAQALDQLLSDGLAFECRCSRTDLAAAGGIHRACIARDPARPPAFRLRVADGSRVGFADGLQGKVEQAVDRDVGDVVLRRADGFWAYQLAVVVDDAEQGITDVVRGADLLDSTPRQILLQRALGLPTPRYLHLPLIVDAEGQKLSKSMAALPIDGDAPLPALRAAWAALGQPASALADAPSVPLALAAARRHFQPGSLQKAPHATFAAAHNKPVAGAV, from the coding sequence ATGACCGGGACCGATCCCCACCTTCGCTATCGCGGCCGCTTCGCGCCCTCGCCCACCGGCCGCCTGCATTTCGGCTCGCTGGTGGCGGCGCTGGGCAGCTGGTTGCTGGCGCGCCATCACGACGGTGAGTGGCTGGTCCGCGTGGAAGATCTCGACCCGCCGCGCGAGGTGCCCGGTGCCGCGGACGCGCAGCTCGCGACGCTGGCGGCGTTCGGCATGACATCCGATCTTCCCGTCGTCTGGCAAAGCCGGCGCCATGATCGGTACGCGCAGGCACTGGATCAGCTGCTGTCCGACGGCCTCGCCTTCGAGTGCCGCTGCAGCCGCACCGACCTGGCCGCCGCCGGCGGCATCCACCGCGCCTGCATCGCCCGCGATCCCGCGCGCCCACCGGCGTTCCGCCTGCGCGTGGCTGACGGCAGCCGCGTGGGCTTCGCAGACGGCCTGCAGGGGAAGGTGGAACAGGCGGTGGATCGCGACGTCGGCGACGTCGTCCTGCGGCGCGCGGACGGCTTCTGGGCCTACCAACTGGCGGTCGTGGTCGACGACGCCGAGCAGGGCATCACCGATGTCGTGCGCGGCGCGGACCTGCTGGATTCCACCCCGCGGCAGATCCTCCTCCAGCGCGCGCTCGGCCTGCCCACGCCGCGCTACCTGCACCTGCCGCTGATCGTCGATGCGGAAGGCCAGAAGCTGTCCAAGTCGATGGCCGCGCTGCCGATCGACGGCGATGCCCCGCTGCCGGCACTGCGTGCCGCGTGGGCCGCGCTGGGCCAGCCCGCCAGCGCGCTGGCCGACGCGCCGTCCGTGCCCCTCGCCCTGGCGGCCGCACGACGGCATTTCCAGCCGGGATCGCTGCAGAAAGCGCCTCACGCGACATTCGCTGCAGCGCACAACAAACCTGTCGCAGGCGCTGTCTAG
- the htpX gene encoding protease HtpX: protein MFTRVALFLATNLAVLVLAGIVMSLLGVNPNQMGGLLVMAAVFGFGGSLISLLTSKWMAKRATGAQVIEQPRNDAERWLVTTVQRQAQAAGIGMPEVAIYDAPEINAFATGANRNNALVAVSTGLLRSMSRDEAEAVLGHEVSHVANGDMVTMALLQGVLNTFVIVLARVVGGIVDGFLSGNREGGGRGFGYYIIVMVLEVVFGLFATMIAMWFSRRREFRADHGGASLAGRQKMISALERLSQQQRPSTLPAQVEAFGIAGGIGQGMKKLFLSHPPLEERIAALRAQQGTFA, encoded by the coding sequence GTGTTCACGCGTGTCGCGCTGTTCCTTGCCACCAACCTCGCCGTGCTGGTCCTGGCGGGCATCGTCATGTCCCTGCTGGGCGTCAATCCGAACCAGATGGGCGGCCTGCTGGTGATGGCCGCGGTGTTCGGTTTCGGTGGCTCGCTGATCTCCCTGCTGACCTCCAAGTGGATGGCCAAGCGCGCCACCGGCGCGCAAGTGATCGAGCAGCCGCGCAACGACGCAGAGCGCTGGCTGGTGACCACCGTGCAGCGCCAGGCGCAGGCGGCCGGCATCGGCATGCCCGAGGTCGCCATCTACGACGCACCGGAGATCAACGCCTTCGCCACCGGCGCCAACCGCAACAACGCGTTGGTGGCGGTGTCCACCGGCCTGTTGCGCTCGATGAGCCGCGACGAGGCTGAAGCCGTGCTCGGCCACGAAGTCAGCCACGTCGCCAATGGCGACATGGTCACCATGGCCTTGCTGCAGGGCGTGCTGAATACCTTCGTCATCGTGCTGGCCCGCGTGGTGGGCGGCATCGTCGACGGTTTCCTCTCCGGCAACCGCGAAGGCGGCGGCCGCGGCTTCGGCTACTACATCATCGTGATGGTGCTGGAAGTGGTGTTCGGCCTGTTCGCCACGATGATCGCGATGTGGTTCTCGCGTCGTCGCGAGTTCCGCGCCGACCACGGCGGCGCATCGCTGGCCGGCCGCCAGAAGATGATCTCCGCGCTGGAACGCCTGTCGCAGCAGCAGCGTCCCAGCACGCTGCCGGCCCAGGTCGAGGCGTTCGGCATCGCCGGCGGCATCGGCCAGGGCATGAAGAAGCTGTTCCTGAGCCACCCGCCGCTGGAAGAGCGCATCGCCGCGCTGCGTGCGCAGCAGGGTACCTTCGCCTGA
- a CDS encoding EAL domain-containing protein yields the protein MQIGKDTTLRLTLVDDSAEDAEAIVSALRNGGIAVRPLRPVDPAELAQMVASQPMDLLLASRSAKGIPLATVLSQVDASGKDIPVIVLADGLAEADLLADQAAGARASALRGRFDHVLTVLRREWGDLDARRSQRRLEGQLRETERRCDALISSSRDPIAYIHEGMHIRANDAYLEMFGFESFEDVEGLSLLDLVGPQYVNDFKALLKKLSKGEPPPPRFELEARSIDGDSFPATLEFATATYEGEPCVQVVFRRREEFDPELAREVEDLRQRDMVTGLMNRATFLRELETAVAQVARGEDQYALLLLEPDHYQRLLQDIGIDSADALAAALAARLSEKLDDACTAARFGERTFAVLLRGNHAHTAALADKLRAAYASHVFNVGERSASVTTSIGGVQIGEKIASVGQVLTRATDCLQAATNLGGNRIEIFDPGAVDRAEEERVQNWVQRIQEALQDGSFRLYFQPVVSLQGEPGEVYEALLRLESNGEVVLPQSFIGIAEDNGLLDDIDRWVVNRAIEVLAERKRAGHDTRMVVKVSPASFADNRLLDLIARQLAALDVPGDRLWLQTPEAKVFTHLRHAQAFQAAAAKLGCQVGLEHFGAGLDSFQLLSHFQPTFLKIDRVFSEELGKTAEHQQKIREIAERAQALGILTVAEHVQDAATMAFLFTTGVDYVEGNFLATPGPAMNYDFG from the coding sequence ATGCAGATCGGCAAAGACACCACCCTTCGATTGACCCTCGTGGACGACAGCGCCGAGGACGCCGAGGCGATCGTCTCCGCGCTGCGCAACGGCGGCATCGCCGTCCGCCCGCTCCGCCCGGTGGACCCGGCCGAACTGGCGCAGATGGTCGCCTCCCAGCCGATGGACCTGCTGCTGGCCTCGCGCTCGGCCAAGGGCATTCCGCTGGCCACCGTGCTCTCGCAAGTGGATGCCAGCGGCAAGGACATCCCGGTGATCGTGCTGGCCGACGGCCTGGCCGAGGCCGACCTGCTCGCCGACCAGGCCGCCGGCGCGCGTGCCAGCGCCTTGCGCGGGCGCTTCGACCACGTGCTGACGGTGCTGCGCCGCGAATGGGGCGACCTGGACGCGCGCCGCTCCCAGCGCCGCCTGGAAGGCCAACTGCGCGAGACCGAACGCCGCTGCGATGCGCTGATCTCGTCCTCGCGCGACCCGATCGCCTACATCCATGAAGGCATGCACATCCGGGCGAACGACGCTTACCTGGAAATGTTCGGCTTCGAATCCTTCGAGGACGTCGAAGGCCTGTCCCTGCTGGACCTGGTGGGTCCGCAGTACGTCAACGACTTCAAGGCCCTGCTGAAGAAGCTCAGCAAGGGCGAACCGCCGCCGCCGCGCTTCGAGCTGGAGGCCCGCAGCATCGACGGCGACAGTTTCCCGGCCACGCTGGAGTTCGCCACCGCCACCTACGAGGGCGAGCCCTGCGTGCAGGTGGTGTTCCGCCGCCGCGAAGAGTTCGATCCGGAGCTGGCGCGCGAGGTCGAGGACCTGCGCCAGCGCGACATGGTCACCGGCCTGATGAACCGCGCCACCTTCCTGCGCGAGCTGGAGACCGCCGTGGCCCAAGTCGCGCGCGGCGAGGACCAGTACGCCCTGCTGCTGCTGGAACCCGACCACTACCAGCGCCTGCTGCAGGACATCGGCATCGACTCGGCCGACGCCTTGGCGGCCGCGCTCGCGGCCCGCCTGTCGGAAAAACTCGACGACGCCTGCACCGCCGCCCGCTTCGGCGAGCGCACCTTCGCCGTGCTCCTGCGCGGCAACCATGCGCATACCGCCGCGCTGGCCGACAAGCTGCGTGCGGCGTATGCCTCGCACGTGTTCAACGTGGGCGAACGCTCGGCGTCGGTGACCACCAGCATCGGCGGCGTGCAGATCGGCGAGAAGATCGCCAGCGTCGGCCAGGTGCTGACGCGCGCGACCGACTGCCTGCAGGCCGCCACCAACCTGGGCGGCAACCGCATCGAGATCTTCGACCCCGGCGCCGTGGACCGCGCCGAGGAAGAGCGCGTGCAGAACTGGGTCCAGCGGATCCAGGAAGCGCTGCAGGACGGCAGCTTCCGCCTCTACTTCCAGCCCGTGGTCAGCCTTCAGGGCGAGCCTGGCGAGGTGTACGAGGCCCTGCTGCGGCTGGAGTCCAACGGCGAGGTCGTGCTGCCGCAGTCCTTCATCGGCATCGCCGAGGACAACGGCCTGCTGGACGACATCGATCGCTGGGTCGTGAACCGTGCCATTGAAGTGCTGGCCGAACGCAAGCGCGCCGGCCACGACACCCGCATGGTGGTGAAGGTCAGCCCGGCATCGTTCGCCGACAACCGGCTGCTCGACCTGATCGCCCGCCAGCTGGCGGCGCTCGACGTGCCCGGCGACCGTCTCTGGCTGCAGACGCCGGAAGCCAAGGTGTTCACCCACCTGCGGCATGCGCAGGCCTTCCAGGCCGCCGCGGCGAAGCTCGGGTGCCAGGTGGGCCTGGAGCACTTCGGCGCGGGCCTGGATTCGTTCCAGCTGCTTTCCCACTTCCAGCCGACCTTCCTCAAGATCGACCGCGTCTTCAGCGAAGAACTGGGCAAGACGGCGGAACACCAGCAGAAGATCCGCGAGATCGCCGAGCGCGCACAGGCACTGGGCATCCTCACCGTGGCCGAGCACGTCCAGGACGCGGCCACCATGGCCTTCCTGTTCACCACGGGCGTGGATTACGTGGAAGGCAACTTCCTCGCCACGCCGGGACCGGCGATGAACTACGACTTCGGCTGA